Proteins encoded together in one Cicer arietinum cultivar CDC Frontier isolate Library 1 chromosome 4, Cicar.CDCFrontier_v2.0, whole genome shotgun sequence window:
- the LOC101506181 gene encoding ribosomal lysine N-methyltransferase 3 isoform X3, producing the protein MREVWVRNPLGLVTFSFCLNKNLCLWFGLLMKLTTFCVVLNFTRQTVQEDKALIYEDWSENILPLLDSEPSKLNSIFFGVEQYFAAKSLISSRSFEIDDYHGFGMVPLADLFNHKTGAEDVHFTALSSNYESDDDEVDEGIVDEEALPQNTSMDKTEESVVSDMECSSVTEDDTSMLEMVLIKDVSSGAEVFNTYGILGNAALLHRYGFTEQDNAYDIVNIDLELVIQWCSSLFSDRHSRSRISLWRRLGYSSGSENSEYFEISFDGEPQIELLILLFIIFLPDDVYNKLDLSVAIAGNCHESSETTLLIDNIFSLKESKMSMKPLLTKEVCDALLSLADIRESLYGLKSIEDDIEALEKCSFVGDKKVYHSLVLRISERKILQKLRNYASKSYKITNSSSARKKLKRATKRGI; encoded by the exons ATGAGAGAAGTTTGGGTGAGGAATCCCCTTGGGCTGGTTACCTTCAGCTTTTGCCTCAACAAGAATCTTTGCCTTTGGTTTGGACTATTGATGAAGTTAACCACCTTTTGTGTGGTACTGAACTTCACCAG GCAGACAGTGCAAGAAGACAAAGCTCTCATCTATGAGGACTGGAGCGAGAATATTCTACCCCTGTTGGATTCAGAACCTTCAAAGCTTAACTCGATATTCTTTGGTGTGGAACAATACTTTGCAGCCAAAAGTCTTATCTCATCACGATCCTTCGAGATAGATGATTACCATGGTTTTGGCATGGTTCCCTTGGCAGATCT TTTCAATCATAAAACGGGTGCAGAAGATGTGCATTTCACCGCTTTGTCTTCTAATTATGAATCTGATGATGATGAGGTTGATGAGGGCATTGTTGATGAAGAAGCATTGCCTCAAAATACCTCTATGGATAAGACTGAGGAGTCTGTTGTTAGCGACATGGAATGTTCTTCTGTTACTGAGGATGATACTTCAATGCTGGAGATGGTTTTGATAAAAGATGTTAGCAGTGGAGCTGAG GTATTTAATACTTACGGCATATTGGGTAATGCCGCTTTGCTTCATCGATATGGATTTACTGAGCAAGATAATGCCTACGATATCGTGAACATTGATTTGGAACTGGTAATTCAATGGTGTTCTTCTTTGTTCTCTGACCGCCACAGCAGATCAAGAATCTCTCTTTGGAGAAGGTTAGGCTATTCTAGTGGCAGCGAAAACTcggaatattttgaaatatcatTTGACGGAGAACCACAGATTGAACTCCTCATTTTATTATTCATCATATTTTTACCAGATGATGTCTACAACAAATTAGACTTATCAGTAGCAATTGCTGGAAATTGTCATGAATCAAGTGAAACCACTCTTTTGATTGATAACATTTTTTCATTGAAGGAATCTAAAATGAGCATGAAACCTTTGTTGACCAAAGAAGTTTGTGATGCTTTGTTGTCGCTAGCTGATATAAGGGAGAGTCTCTATGGTTTGAAGTCAATAGAAGATGATATTGAGGCATTGGAAAAGTGTAGTTTTGTTGGAGATAAAAAGGTGTATCATTCTTTGGTGCTGCGTATCAGTGAAAGGAAGATCCTTCAAAAACTCAGAAATTATGCTTCAAAGTCATATAAGATTACTAATTCTAGTTCTGCCAGGAAGAAGTTGAAAAGAGCAACAAAGAGaggaatttga
- the LOC101506181 gene encoding ribosomal lysine N-methyltransferase 3 isoform X2, whose amino-acid sequence MKSNGFEWSDALDFVDTPEDGIAVKALCEMKEGDVVAKMPKEACLTIKTSGACEIIENACLGGYLGLAIAIMYERSLGEESPWAGYLQLLPQQESLPLVWTIDEVNHLLCGTELHQTVQEDKALIYEDWSENILPLLDSEPSKLNSIFFGVEQYFAAKSLISSRSFEIDDYHGFGMVPLADLFNHKTGAEDVHFTALSSNYESDDDEVDEGIVDEEALPQNTSMDKTEESVVSDMECSSVTEDDTSMLEMVLIKDVSSGAEVFNTYGILGNAALLHRYGFTEQDNAYDIVNIDLELVIQWCSSLFSDRHSRSRISLWRRLGYSSGSENSEYFEISFDGEPQIELLILLFIIFLPDDVYNKLDLSVAIAGNCHESSETTLLIDNIFSLKESKMSMKPLLTKEVCDALLSLADIRESLYGLKSIEDDIEALEKCSFVGDKKVYHSLVLRISERKILQKLRNYASKSYKITNSSSARKKLKRATKRGI is encoded by the exons ATGAAGTCCAATGGATTCGAATGGAGCGATGCATTGGATTTTGTGGACACTCCAGAAGATGGAATAGCTGTTAAAGCATTGTGTGAAATGAAAGAAGGTGATGTTGTTGCAAAAATGCCAAAGGAAGCTTGTCTTACAATAAAGACTAGTGGTGCATGTGAAATCATTGAAAATGCTTGTTTGGGTGGTTATTTGGGATTAGCTATTGCTATTATGTATGAGAGAAGTTTGGGTGAGGAATCCCCTTGGGCTGGTTACCTTCAGCTTTTGCCTCAACAAGAATCTTTGCCTTTGGTTTGGACTATTGATGAAGTTAACCACCTTTTGTGTGGTACTGAACTTCACCAG ACAGTGCAAGAAGACAAAGCTCTCATCTATGAGGACTGGAGCGAGAATATTCTACCCCTGTTGGATTCAGAACCTTCAAAGCTTAACTCGATATTCTTTGGTGTGGAACAATACTTTGCAGCCAAAAGTCTTATCTCATCACGATCCTTCGAGATAGATGATTACCATGGTTTTGGCATGGTTCCCTTGGCAGATCT TTTCAATCATAAAACGGGTGCAGAAGATGTGCATTTCACCGCTTTGTCTTCTAATTATGAATCTGATGATGATGAGGTTGATGAGGGCATTGTTGATGAAGAAGCATTGCCTCAAAATACCTCTATGGATAAGACTGAGGAGTCTGTTGTTAGCGACATGGAATGTTCTTCTGTTACTGAGGATGATACTTCAATGCTGGAGATGGTTTTGATAAAAGATGTTAGCAGTGGAGCTGAG GTATTTAATACTTACGGCATATTGGGTAATGCCGCTTTGCTTCATCGATATGGATTTACTGAGCAAGATAATGCCTACGATATCGTGAACATTGATTTGGAACTGGTAATTCAATGGTGTTCTTCTTTGTTCTCTGACCGCCACAGCAGATCAAGAATCTCTCTTTGGAGAAGGTTAGGCTATTCTAGTGGCAGCGAAAACTcggaatattttgaaatatcatTTGACGGAGAACCACAGATTGAACTCCTCATTTTATTATTCATCATATTTTTACCAGATGATGTCTACAACAAATTAGACTTATCAGTAGCAATTGCTGGAAATTGTCATGAATCAAGTGAAACCACTCTTTTGATTGATAACATTTTTTCATTGAAGGAATCTAAAATGAGCATGAAACCTTTGTTGACCAAAGAAGTTTGTGATGCTTTGTTGTCGCTAGCTGATATAAGGGAGAGTCTCTATGGTTTGAAGTCAATAGAAGATGATATTGAGGCATTGGAAAAGTGTAGTTTTGTTGGAGATAAAAAGGTGTATCATTCTTTGGTGCTGCGTATCAGTGAAAGGAAGATCCTTCAAAAACTCAGAAATTATGCTTCAAAGTCATATAAGATTACTAATTCTAGTTCTGCCAGGAAGAAGTTGAAAAGAGCAACAAAGAGaggaatttga
- the LOC101506181 gene encoding ribosomal lysine N-methyltransferase 3 isoform X1: MSYAESLKPWNGEKSVPLSLHMATRRLRAFKRWMKSNGFEWSDALDFVDTPEDGIAVKALCEMKEGDVVAKMPKEACLTIKTSGACEIIENACLGGYLGLAIAIMYERSLGEESPWAGYLQLLPQQESLPLVWTIDEVNHLLCGTELHQTVQEDKALIYEDWSENILPLLDSEPSKLNSIFFGVEQYFAAKSLISSRSFEIDDYHGFGMVPLADLFNHKTGAEDVHFTALSSNYESDDDEVDEGIVDEEALPQNTSMDKTEESVVSDMECSSVTEDDTSMLEMVLIKDVSSGAEVFNTYGILGNAALLHRYGFTEQDNAYDIVNIDLELVIQWCSSLFSDRHSRSRISLWRRLGYSSGSENSEYFEISFDGEPQIELLILLFIIFLPDDVYNKLDLSVAIAGNCHESSETTLLIDNIFSLKESKMSMKPLLTKEVCDALLSLADIRESLYGLKSIEDDIEALEKCSFVGDKKVYHSLVLRISERKILQKLRNYASKSYKITNSSSARKKLKRATKRGI, from the exons ATGAGTTATGCCGAAAGTCTTAAACCCTGGAATGGAGAAAAATCAGTCCCTCTCTCTCTGCATATGGCTACCAG GCGTTTGAGGGCATTTAAGCGATGGATGAAGTCCAATGGATTCGAATGGAGCGATGCATTGGATTTTGTGGACACTCCAGAAGATGGAATAGCTGTTAAAGCATTGTGTGAAATGAAAGAAGGTGATGTTGTTGCAAAAATGCCAAAGGAAGCTTGTCTTACAATAAAGACTAGTGGTGCATGTGAAATCATTGAAAATGCTTGTTTGGGTGGTTATTTGGGATTAGCTATTGCTATTATGTATGAGAGAAGTTTGGGTGAGGAATCCCCTTGGGCTGGTTACCTTCAGCTTTTGCCTCAACAAGAATCTTTGCCTTTGGTTTGGACTATTGATGAAGTTAACCACCTTTTGTGTGGTACTGAACTTCACCAG ACAGTGCAAGAAGACAAAGCTCTCATCTATGAGGACTGGAGCGAGAATATTCTACCCCTGTTGGATTCAGAACCTTCAAAGCTTAACTCGATATTCTTTGGTGTGGAACAATACTTTGCAGCCAAAAGTCTTATCTCATCACGATCCTTCGAGATAGATGATTACCATGGTTTTGGCATGGTTCCCTTGGCAGATCT TTTCAATCATAAAACGGGTGCAGAAGATGTGCATTTCACCGCTTTGTCTTCTAATTATGAATCTGATGATGATGAGGTTGATGAGGGCATTGTTGATGAAGAAGCATTGCCTCAAAATACCTCTATGGATAAGACTGAGGAGTCTGTTGTTAGCGACATGGAATGTTCTTCTGTTACTGAGGATGATACTTCAATGCTGGAGATGGTTTTGATAAAAGATGTTAGCAGTGGAGCTGAG GTATTTAATACTTACGGCATATTGGGTAATGCCGCTTTGCTTCATCGATATGGATTTACTGAGCAAGATAATGCCTACGATATCGTGAACATTGATTTGGAACTGGTAATTCAATGGTGTTCTTCTTTGTTCTCTGACCGCCACAGCAGATCAAGAATCTCTCTTTGGAGAAGGTTAGGCTATTCTAGTGGCAGCGAAAACTcggaatattttgaaatatcatTTGACGGAGAACCACAGATTGAACTCCTCATTTTATTATTCATCATATTTTTACCAGATGATGTCTACAACAAATTAGACTTATCAGTAGCAATTGCTGGAAATTGTCATGAATCAAGTGAAACCACTCTTTTGATTGATAACATTTTTTCATTGAAGGAATCTAAAATGAGCATGAAACCTTTGTTGACCAAAGAAGTTTGTGATGCTTTGTTGTCGCTAGCTGATATAAGGGAGAGTCTCTATGGTTTGAAGTCAATAGAAGATGATATTGAGGCATTGGAAAAGTGTAGTTTTGTTGGAGATAAAAAGGTGTATCATTCTTTGGTGCTGCGTATCAGTGAAAGGAAGATCCTTCAAAAACTCAGAAATTATGCTTCAAAGTCATATAAGATTACTAATTCTAGTTCTGCCAGGAAGAAGTTGAAAAGAGCAACAAAGAGaggaatttga
- the LOC101499360 gene encoding uncharacterized protein: protein MSGTPKRSHEESVHPSSKHPQLEDAAGAYSKLVSSSVSNEYHMPYDIGQDSRAAKVPRDADRRSPLQSLYRIPSSSNDPHADHPIGPENRLESRDSKDSRDLRFENRDTKTEKKELFGEARRDPQIAKNEKDVRVEGRGDDNKDVRQDRDSHNDLKGDIKTEKDGYNVVSSVHLDWKDSKEYHRGKRYSDAPGGSLDPWNMLRGSTQGSHEVGKESSTAEQREYGGEAHEAVGENKIDSKGDDRSKEKDRKRKEVKHRDWSEKEKERSDRRNSAQVSNTSTDCKESVNDRRNNAQVSNTSTDCKESVKEDRDVERWEREKKDLPKEKENLKEREKDQMKRESWNGAEKDVSNNEKEPVDGSAKLPEGETVLPEQKKQKDVDSWKNVDREARDRRKERDADLVGDRSDKRSRCFDKESDDGEGAIEKDRDVYNYSGQHRKRIQRSRGSPQVPNREPRFRSHTQDNEGSQGKIEVSFVVYKVGESMQELTKLWREYESSQSQIERNGESSNSGPTLEIRIPSEYVTATNRQVRGGQLWGTDVYTYDSDLVAVLMHTGYCRPTSSSPPAAIQELRATIRVLPPKDCYISTLRNNVRSRAWGAAIGCSYRVEQCCIVKKGGGTIVLEPCLTHTSTVEPTLAPVAVERTMTTRAAASNALRQQRYVREVTIQYNLCNEPWIKYSISIVADKGLKKPLYTSARLKKGEVLYLETHTSRYELCFAGEKMVKATPATQSHDPGAEKSQNHHPHSANGEKNESDQVMIDAYRWSLCKKPLPQKVMRVIGIPLPLEHVEVLEENLDWEDVQWSQTGVWIAGKEYPLARVHFLSMN, encoded by the exons ATGAGTGGTACGCCTAAGAGATCTCACGAAGAGTCTGTTCACCCATCTTCAAAACACCCGCAGCTTGAAGATGCGGCTGGTGCATATTCCAAATTGGTGTCGTCGTCAGTTTCAAATGAGTATCATATGCCTTATGATATAGGTCAGGATTCGCGGGCAGCAAAAGTACCTCGTGATGCAGATAGAAGATCTCCTCTTCAGTCATTGTATAGGATACCGTCATCTTCTAATGATCCTCATGCCGATCATCCTATTGGTCCCGAAAACAGGTTAGAATCAAGGGATTCAAAGGACAGTAGAGATCTCCGGTTTGAGAATCGTGATACAAAAACAGAGAAGAAGGAGTTGTTTGGAGAAGCAAGAAGGGATCCTCAGATTGCTAAAAACGAAAAGGATGTGCGTGTTGAAGGTAGAGGAGATGACAACAAGGATGTGAGACAAGATCGAGATAGTCATAATGATTTGAAAGGTGATATTAAGACAGAAAAGGATGGTTATAATGTGGTTAGTAGCGTCCACTTGGATTGGAAAGATTCGAAAGAATACCATAGGGGAAAAAGATATTCTGATGCTCCCGGCGGGAGTTTGGACCCCTGGAATATGTTACGTGGCAgtactcaaggttcacatgAGGTTGGAAAGGAAAGTTCGACAGCAGAACAAAGGGAATACGGCGGGGAAGCTCATGAAGCTGTTGGAGAGAACAAAATTGATTCTAAAGGTGATGACAGATCTAAAGAGAAAGATAGAAAAAGAAAGGAGGTGAAGCATCGGGACTGGAGtgagaaggaaaaggaaagaagTGATCGTAGAAATAGTGCACAAGTTAGCAACACGAGTACTGACTGCAAAGAATCAGTGAACGATCGTAGAAACAATGCACAAGTTAGCAACACGAGTACTGACTGCAAAGAATCTGTGAAGGAAGATAGAGATGTCGAAAGGTGGGAGAGGGAGAAAAAAGATCTTcccaaagaaaaagaaaatttaaaagagaGGGAAAAGGATCAGATGAAGAGGGAATCATGGAATGGAGCCGAGAAAGATGTTTCAAATAACGAGAAGGAACCTGTTGATGGATCAGCTAAGCTGCCTGAAGGAGAAACTGTGTTACCGGAGCAGAAGAAGCAAAAAGATGTTGATAGCTGGAAAAATGTTGATAGAGAAGCTAGAGACAGGAGAAAAGAAAGGGATGCTGATTTAGTAGGAGACAGGTCTGATAAGCGTAGTAGGTGCTTTGACAAGGAATCAGATGATGGGGAAGGGGCTATAGAAAAGGATAGGGATGTCTATAACTATAGTGGTCAGCACCGCAAGAGGATACAAAGATCACGGGGGAGTCCCCAGGTGCCTAATCGGGAGCCTCGTTTTAGATCCCACACCCAAGACAATGAAGG GTCTCAAG GTAAAATAGAGGTTTCTTTTGTTGTTTACAAAGTTGGTGAAAGCATGCAAGAGCTGACAAAGTTGTGGAGGGaatatgaatcttctcaatctCAAATTGAAAGAAATGGTGAAAGCTCTAATAGTGGCCCCACTCTGGAAATTCGGATTCCGTCCGAGTATGTTACTGCTACAAACCGCCaa GTCAGAGGTGGCCAGCTTTGGGGAACTGATGTGTACACATATGACTCAGATCTTGTTGCTG TTCTCATGCATACAGGTTACTGTCGCCCTACATCATCTTCGCCACCTGCAGCCATACAAGAACTGCGTGCAACCATTCGGGTGCTACCTCCAAAAGATT GCTATATTTCTACATTGAGAAACAATGTGCGTTCACGTGCTTGGGGTGCTGCAATTGGCTGCAGTTATCGAGTGGAACAGTGTTGCATTGTGAAG AAAGGAGGTGGAACTATTGTTCTTGAACCTTGCCTTACTCATACATCAACAGTTGAGCCCACCCTTGCTCCAGTGGCTGTGGAGCGGACAATGACTACCAGGGCCGCAGCTTCG AATGCATTGCGGCAGCAAAGATATGTTCGGGAAGTTACTATTCAGTACAATCTTTGCAATGAGCCCTG GATCAAATATAGTATAAGCATTGTAGCTGACAAGGGTCTAAAAAAGCCTCTCTACACATCTGCTCGATTGAAAAAGGGAGAAGTTTTGTATTTGGAGACGCATACATCCAG ATATGAGCTTTGTTTTGCTGGAGAGAAAATGGTCAAGGCTACACCAGCAACTCAGTCGCATGACCCAGGCGCAGAGAAGTCTCAAAATCACCACCCACATTCTGCAAATGGTGAAAAAAATGAGTCTGATCAAGTCATGATTGATGCGTACCGGTGGTCTCTTTGTAAGAAGCCTCTGCCACAGAAAGTGATGCGTGTGATTGGCATCCCTCTGCCTCTTGAACATGTTGAG GTGTTGGAGGAGAACTTGGACTGGGAAGATGTACAATGGTCACAAACTGGTGTTTGGATTGCTGGAAAAGAATATCCCCTTGCACGGGTGCATTTCTTGTCaatgaattga
- the LOC101499862 gene encoding uncharacterized protein, which produces MAYVDEDGSSGSGEDMNMLDGHKRHTAVVVPSGSSGRKRSRKATGDAIVDAMLEIAAASKMRASIILKNEDRFSISKCIKVLDELQGVDERVYFHALDLFENSFSAREIFVSLKGEKRLPWLQGKCSVLSS; this is translated from the coding sequence ATGGCTTATGTTGATGAGGATGGTTCTTCTGGCTCTGGAGAAGATATGAATATGTTGGATGGACACAAACGTCACACTGCTGTTGTTGTTCCGTCTGGTTCCAGTGGCCGGAAGCGTAGCCGAAAAGCTACCGGTGACGCTATAGTCGATGCCATGCTTGAGATAGCAGCCGCTTCAAAGATGAGGGCATCTATAATTTTGAAGAATGAGGACAGGTTCTCTATTAGCAAATGCATTAAGGTGTTGGATGAATTGCAAGGTGTTGATGAACGCGTTTATTTTCATGCTTTGGATTTGTTTGAGAATAGTTTTAGTGCCCGCGAGATTTTCGTATCTCTTAAGGGTGAAAAGAGATTGCCATGGTTGCAGGGAAAATGCAGTGTCCTCTCTAGTTGA
- the LOC140920162 gene encoding uncharacterized protein — protein MKSPTILRSFLLWQIQSRAPAAVAPLPEKSRFDREFTAELDTLRLQGKDGEIGLSQFLDATIITQKIALDSLEKISYKDVDRGDVDKYLEDNIEILDVCHYFMDKMVNINTYIDTLKVVLHLVDNNGSVKPNKVATKRAMELLESPSCQSVEKVRSSKALKKLLRQRLCHETDISEILCGSKAISLMCCKFLELGLSFDSKKIGLSTIKLSQQPTSSSWLRLLVELAKQVEASVDEKKELKQTVDAAKELKEEMKGENKVKYCVERLKRRCKELEDVVEVIEERVKDLYRCLIDVRMTLLGILSHHA, from the coding sequence ATGAAATCACCAACAATCTTAAGAAGCTTCCTCTTGTGGCAGATTCAATCAAGGGCTCCGGCGGCAGTGGCTCCTTTGCCGGAAAAAAGTCGATTCGACCGAGAATTCACGGCCGAACTCGACACCCTTAGGTTACAAGGCAAAGACGGTGAAATTGGGTTGTCTCAATTTCTTGATGCTACTATCATCACTCAAAAAATTGCTTTGGATTCATTAGAGAAAATTTCTTACAAAGATGTTGATCGTGGAGATGTTGATAAATACTTAGAAGACAACATTGAAATTCTTGATGTATGTCATTATTTTATGGACAAAATGGTAAACATTAATACATATATAGATACATTGAAAGTGGTTTTACATTTGGTTGATAATAATGGTAGTGTCAAGCCTAATAAAGTTGCAACAAAACGTGCTATGGAGCTTTTGGAATCACCATCATGTCAAAGTGTAGAAAAAGTCAGATCAAGCAaagcattaaaaaaattgttaaggCAGAGGCTATGTCATGAAACAGATATAAGTGAGATTTTGTGCGGTTCTAAGGCTATATCATTGATGTGTTGTAAATTTCTTGAACTTGGTTTGTCATttgattcaaaaaaaattggattGTCAACAATTAAACTTTCTCAGCAGCCTACAAGCTCTTCATGGTTGAGATTGTTGGTTGAGTTGGCAAAGCAAGTAGAAGCAAGTGTTGATGAGAAGAAAGAGTTGAAGCAGACAGTGGATGCAGCTAAAGAATTGAAGGAAGAGATGAAAGGAGAAAATAAGGTGAAATATTGTGTTGAGAGATTGAAGAGAAGATGCAAGGAATTGGAGGATGTTGTTGAGGTTATTGAGGAAAGAGTAAAGGATTTGTATAgatgtttgattgatgttaGGATGACCCTTTTGGGAATTCTTTCTCATCATGCTTGA
- the LOC140920197 gene encoding uncharacterized protein, which produces MDSILDYLLGLVFILLIYYYDLFPIYPYKYGLVFSLLYQIAIKLLSCYYHSYLKRLNSAADEDPLPAIENLQISGEAFPGRELQACGYSIHGTTSCNFEWIRHLEDGSFNYIEGAKQPNYLVSADDVDTLLAIEVQPLDNRKRKGEPVKVFANDSKKIICDPEMQSHIEKSFYSGHASYKVSLSTGYLDIWEPATLAIKKEGYSIKCSGPNGVVIAEKFSPSTTVVIPYGHISEFIIIGSTGAEHLLRAENNSTDVSGARDTIVLTLRLFILRAGDRKRGRRKGLLFFNK; this is translated from the exons ATGGAT AGCATCTTAGATTATCTCTTAggattagtttttattttacttatatattattatgatttgtttccTATTTATCCCTATAAATATGGATTAGTGTTTAGTCTTTTGTATCAAATTGCTATCAAGCTACTATcatgttattatcattcatattTAAAACGCCTAAATTCAGCTGCAGATGAAGATCCATTACCAGCTATAGAGAACCTTCAAATTTCCGGGGAAGCCTTTCCAGGAAGGGAACTTCAGGCATGCGGATACTCCATCCATGGCACCACTAGTTGTAATTTTGAG TGGATTCGGCACCTGGAAGACGGTTCCTTTAATTATATTGAAG GGGCAAAGCAACCCAACTATCTTGTCAGTGCCGATGATGTTGATACATTACTTGCCATTGAAGTCCAGCCTCTGGATAACAGGAAGCGCAAG GGAGAACCAGTCAAAGTTTTTGCCAATGATAGCAAGAAGATCATTTGTG ATCCTGAAATGCAGAGCCACATAGAGAAGAGTTTTTATAGCGGACATGCTTCATATAAAGTTTCTCTTTCG ACTGGATATCTTGATATATGGGAGCCAGCCACATTGGCCATTAAGAAGGAAGGTTACAGTATCAAATGCAGTGGACCAAATGGAGTTGTAATCGCAGAAAAATTTTCTCCATCCACCACT GTTGTGATTCCATATGGTCACATTTCAGAATTTATTATAATCGGTTCCACTGGGGCTGAACATCTTTTAAGAGCAGAGAACAACTCGACAGATGTCAGTGG CGCTAGAGACACTATTGTGCTCACATTGAGATTATTTATCCTAAGG GCTGGGGACAGAAAGAGGGGAAGGAGGAAGGGATTATTATTCTTTAACAAGTAA